Part of the Thermoanaerobaculia bacterium genome is shown below.
TCGCCGTCGTCGCGAACTGGCCCGACGCGCGCCGGGAGCACTGGCGGACGCTGTTGCGGGCGCGGGCGATCGAGAACCTCGCTTACGTCGCGGGCCTCAACCGCGTCGGCGAGGGAGGGAAGCTCCGCTACGCCGGCGACTCGGCGCTGATCGATCCCTGGGGCGAGACGATCGTGGAGGGAGACGCCGCCGACCGGGTGCTCGTCGGCGACGTGGACCCGGCGAAAGTCGCGGAAGCGCGGGCGAAGTTTCCCGTTCTCGAGGACGTGCGGACGGAGGCCTACCGGCGGTAGGAGAGGCCGCTCACTTTCGCGGCTTTTCGGCTCTCTCTCCCACGTTCTTCCAGAGGAACGCCAGAATGTCGGTCGATTCCTCGATCTGCTTCGTGACGGAAGTCTCGCTTCCGAGGTCCCCGCCGCCGCCGTGACCTGCCCGCGTCTCGATCCGGATCAGGATCGGCGCCGCCCCGGCCTGCGCCGCCTGCATCGCCGCCGCGTACTTGAAGGAGTGGCCCGGAACGACGCGGTCGTCATGGTCGGCCGTGAGGACCAGCACCGCCGGATACTTCGTTCCCTTCCTGACGTTGTGAACGGGCGAATAGGCGTACAACCACTTGAACTCGTCCGGCTTGTCCGACGAGCCGTAGTCCGACGCCCAAGCCCAGCCGATCGTGAACTTCTGGTAGCGGAGCATGTCCATGACGCCGGCCTGGGCGATCGCGGCCCCGAAGAGCTCCGGATGCTGGTTGACGGTCGCTCCGACCAGGAGCCCGCCGTTGCTCCGGCCGTGGATGGCGAGGTGGTTCGAATTCGTGTATTTCTCCGCGATCAGCCACTTCGCCGCCCACGCGAAGTCGTCGAAAACGTTCTGCTTGTTCCCGAGCATCCCGGCCTCGTGCCACGCCTCGCCGTATTCCGAGCCCCCGCGGATGCAGGCGAGCGCGTAGAGACCTCCCCGCTCGATCCACGTCATCACGCGGGCGGCGTAGATCGGCGTCTGCGCGAGGTCGAAGCCGCCGTAGCCGTAGAGGAGCGTCGGCCGCTCGCCGGAAGGGGTCAGCGTCCCCTTCTTGCCGACGAGAAACATCGGGATCTTCGTTCCGTCCTTCGACGGATAGAAGACCTCCTTCGCATCGAAGTCCTCCGGCCGGAAGGGCGCCTTCGGCTCGCGAAAGACCGTGCTCCGTGCCGAGTCGAAGTCGTAGCGATAGATGCGGACGGGGAAGGCGAACGAAACGAACGAGTAGAACGTCTCGCGATCCGTGCGCTTTCCGGAGAAGCCACCGACGGTCCCGAGCGCCGGCAACGGGATCTCCTTTTCGAATTTCCCGTCGCGGGCGAAGAGCTTCACGCGGTTCGACGCGTCCTGCAGGTAGTCGACGACGAGTCGGTCGCCGACGAGCGAGACGCCTTCGATCGCCGCGTCCCCCTGCGGGACGACGTCGACGAGCGCCGGCTCCGACGCCGCCGACGCGACGTCCACGGCGACGACCCGTCCGCGGGGCGCGTCCTTGTCCGTGAGGAAGTAGAACGTCGTCCCGACGTCGTCGATGAACTGGTACTTCGCGTCGTAGCGGTCGAAGAGCTTCACGAAGTCGCTCGAGGGCCGCGCGAGGTCCCGGTAGTAGACGCGGGTCTTCGGGCTCGTTCCCTCGCCGCTGGTCACGATCAGCCATCGCCCGTCGTCGGTGACGTTGCCCGAGAAGAACCAGTCGGGCTTGTCGGGGCGGGCGTAGATCAGCGCGTCTTCGGATTGCGGGGTCCCGAGCCGGTGGAAGAAGAGCTTCTGGTTCTTGACGATCGCCTGGAGCTCCTTTCCCTTGGCGGGCTCGTCGTAGCGCGAGTAGTAGAAGCCGGAGTCGTCGTGCGTCCACGACGCGCCCGAGAACTTGATCCATTTCAGGTCATCGGGACGGTCTTTCCCGGTGTCGACGTCGCGCACGTGCCATTCGTTCCAGTCCGAGCCCCCGGACGCCGTGCCGTAGGCGAGGAGCTTCCCGTCGTTCGAGACGGCATAGCCCGCCAGCGAGACGGTGCCGTCCTTCGACAGCGTGTTCGGGTCCAGCAGCACGCGCGGCTGGCCGTCGAGGCGGTCCAGAACGTAGAGCGGAGACTGGTTCTGAAGGCCGTCGTTCCGGGTGAAGAAGTACCGCCCGCCGGACTTCGCCGGAGGCGAATACCGCTCGTAGTTCCAGAGCTCGGTCAGGCGCTTCTCGATCTCTTTCCGTTCGGGGATCGCGTCGAGATACGAGCGGGTGAGCCGGTTCTCCGCGTCGATCCACTGGCGAGTCCCGGGGGCATCCGGGTCTTCGAGGGGGCGGTACGGATCCGCCACCTTCGTCCCGTGGTAGTCGTCGACCGCGTTCGAGGTCGGGGCCTTCGGATAGGTGAGGGCGGCGCCCGCCGCCGCGGCGGCGAAAGCGATCAGAAAAAGAGCGAAAAGCTTCATCCCTTCCTCCGGCCGCAGACTACCAGCACGATGCGGCGGACCGCAAAATCCGAAACGGCGCGGCCGGCGTCTCGTCGGAAGGATGCCGGGCCGCGCCTTCGTCGGCGCGGGGAACGGCGATCTCGGGACGCGGCGCTGCCGCCGCCGGGTTCAGCGCGAGTAGATGTCCGGCCGCGCGATCTCCATGTGCCGCTCCGGTGCGGCGAGCGGCCGGAACCCGAACTTTTCGTAGAGGGGATGGGCGTCGCGGGTGACGAGCATCCACCGCCGGAGACCCTGGAGGTCCGGGTGGGAGACGATCGCCTCCATGATCCGCGTCGCGACGCCGCGGCCGCGGAAGTCCTCGAGCACGAAGACGTCGGCGAGATAGGCGAACGTGGCGCGGTCGGTGATGACGCGGGCGAAACCGATCTGCCGCCCCCCTTCGAAAGCGGCGAATCCGAGAGAGCCGCGAACCGCCCGCTCGACGATTTCGCGGGGAACGCCTTCGGCCCAGTAGGACCGGGCGAGATAGCCGTGGACGACGTCGAGGTCGAAGCGGGAAGGGTCGGTCGAGATCTCGAGCGGGAAGGGCGCCGACGGTTCGCCCGTCATGGCGAGGGAGCGAAGCGACCGCGGCGATCTCCATTCCCGGCCCTGCCCGTTGCTTCGCTTCCGCCGCCGCCCGTCCCTCGCCGAGGCTTCGGAAGGCGACGGCGGACAGACCGCTCGCCCGGATGAACGCCGACGATGACCGGGGTCGGGAGGGCGGGAGGGATCCTGTTCACTCGGTCGAGATCTCCGCCGGCTTCTCCGCGTGGAGAGCGGCTTCCATCGTGTGCCAGGGAAGGCTCGCGCACTTGACGCGGACGGGGAACTCGCGGACGCCGGAAAACGCCGCGAGCTTGCCGAGCTCCTCGACGCCGCCGTCCCCCTCCTGGGTGACCATGCGATGGAACTTCCGGAAGGTGTTCTCCGCCTCCTCGACGGTCTTGCCCTTGAGCTCGGAGGTCATCATCGAGGCGGAGGCCTTCGAGATCGCGCATCCGGACCCTTCGAACCGGATGTCGCGGATCCGGTCGCCTTCGAGAT
Proteins encoded:
- a CDS encoding prolyl oligopeptidase family serine peptidase encodes the protein MKLFALFLIAFAAAAAGAALTYPKAPTSNAVDDYHGTKVADPYRPLEDPDAPGTRQWIDAENRLTRSYLDAIPERKEIEKRLTELWNYERYSPPAKSGGRYFFTRNDGLQNQSPLYVLDRLDGQPRVLLDPNTLSKDGTVSLAGYAVSNDGKLLAYGTASGGSDWNEWHVRDVDTGKDRPDDLKWIKFSGASWTHDDSGFYYSRYDEPAKGKELQAIVKNQKLFFHRLGTPQSEDALIYARPDKPDWFFSGNVTDDGRWLIVTSGEGTSPKTRVYYRDLARPSSDFVKLFDRYDAKYQFIDDVGTTFYFLTDKDAPRGRVVAVDVASAASEPALVDVVPQGDAAIEGVSLVGDRLVVDYLQDASNRVKLFARDGKFEKEIPLPALGTVGGFSGKRTDRETFYSFVSFAFPVRIYRYDFDSARSTVFREPKAPFRPEDFDAKEVFYPSKDGTKIPMFLVGKKGTLTPSGERPTLLYGYGGFDLAQTPIYAARVMTWIERGGLYALACIRGGSEYGEAWHEAGMLGNKQNVFDDFAWAAKWLIAEKYTNSNHLAIHGRSNGGLLVGATVNQHPELFGAAIAQAGVMDMLRYQKFTIGWAWASDYGSSDKPDEFKWLYAYSPVHNVRKGTKYPAVLVLTADHDDRVVPGHSFKYAAAMQAAQAGAAPILIRIETRAGHGGGGDLGSETSVTKQIEESTDILAFLWKNVGERAEKPRK
- a CDS encoding GNAT family N-acetyltransferase, whose amino-acid sequence is MTGEPSAPFPLEISTDPSRFDLDVVHGYLARSYWAEGVPREIVERAVRGSLGFAAFEGGRQIGFARVITDRATFAYLADVFVLEDFRGRGVATRIMEAIVSHPDLQGLRRWMLVTRDAHPLYEKFGFRPLAAPERHMEIARPDIYSR
- a CDS encoding SUF system NifU family Fe-S cluster assembly protein, whose protein sequence is MSDDLRDLYQEVILDHNRKPRNFGKLENANRKAEGHNPLCGDRLTVYLDLEGDRIRDIRFEGSGCAISKASASMMTSELKGKTVEEAENTFRKFHRMVTQEGDGGVEELGKLAAFSGVREFPVRVKCASLPWHTMEAALHAEKPAEISTE